From Nitrospiria bacterium, a single genomic window includes:
- a CDS encoding transketolase C-terminal domain-containing protein translates to MANELSEVQKSLIGKQNKKGQTYTDPNHLFFEAPRTAAFYTGSEVIKEAIRRASVDVMVAYPITPQSEAAALIGELYAEGYVGDYMRGESEFAVMSQCAGAAFGGARVFTTTAGPGTMRAFENFPMWVGSRLPIQMIVTCRGINSPLSIQPDTLEMYFLLGTGMLVWHAETAQDFFDWMLKGYIVSEQPDVHLPLALCCDGFFVTHTKDTVMLTPPEMCLPPYDPYRSPVVCMDMECPPVRMMRDPFIMKSNYISYMTHASWQEETRSACERSRKHTIPLIGGLIETENTDAEILIVASGTAVSQGREAIRLLEDDGIRVGLVKVKSLRPFPFEELRAATKNAKHIFVPEFNVVGWLAQELKAALPDNHRIIAGPHVAGGMTMPAEVIAEEIQKTLGRHVATLAGRGS, encoded by the coding sequence ATGGCCAACGAATTATCTGAAGTTCAGAAGAGCCTGATCGGCAAACAAAACAAAAAAGGTCAGACCTATACGGATCCCAACCATCTCTTCTTCGAAGCCCCTCGCACCGCGGCCTTTTACACCGGTAGCGAAGTGATCAAGGAAGCGATCCGACGGGCGAGCGTGGATGTGATGGTGGCCTATCCCATCACGCCCCAGAGCGAAGCGGCGGCGTTGATCGGGGAGCTGTACGCGGAGGGGTACGTCGGCGATTATATGCGCGGCGAAAGCGAGTTTGCGGTAATGAGCCAGTGCGCCGGGGCCGCGTTCGGCGGGGCCCGGGTTTTTACGACCACGGCGGGCCCGGGCACGATGCGGGCCTTTGAGAATTTTCCCATGTGGGTTGGATCCCGTTTGCCGATCCAGATGATTGTGACCTGCCGGGGTATCAACTCGCCCCTGAGCATTCAGCCGGATACGCTGGAGATGTATTTCCTGTTGGGAACAGGGATGCTGGTGTGGCATGCCGAGACGGCCCAGGACTTCTTCGACTGGATGTTGAAGGGGTACATCGTTTCCGAACAGCCGGATGTTCATCTGCCTCTCGCGCTGTGTTGCGACGGGTTTTTTGTAACCCACACCAAAGATACGGTGATGCTCACGCCTCCGGAGATGTGCCTTCCTCCCTATGATCCCTACCGTTCGCCGGTGGTCTGCATGGACATGGAATGCCCGCCCGTCCGTATGATGCGGGATCCTTTTATAATGAAGTCCAACTATATCAGTTACATGACCCATGCCTCCTGGCAGGAAGAAACCCGGTCGGCCTGTGAACGGTCGCGAAAACATACCATTCCGTTGATCGGGGGCCTGATCGAGACCGAGAATACGGATGCGGAGATTTTGATCGTGGCTTCGGGAACCGCCGTATCCCAGGGCCGGGAGGCCATCCGGCTGCTGGAGGATGATGGAATTCGGGTCGGATTGGTGAAGGTGAAAAGCCTGCGTCCTTTCCCGTTTGAAGAACTTCGGGCGGCCACCAAGAATGCCAAACACATCTTCGTTCCGGAATTTAACGTCGTAGGATGGTTGGCCCAAGAGTTGAAGGCCGCTCTTCCGGACAATCATCGAATCATTGCCGGCCCCCATGTAGCGGGTGGAATGACGATGCCGGCCGAAGTCATCGCGGAAGAGATTCAGAAAACCCTGGGTCGGCATGTGGCGACCTTGGCGGGAAGGGGCAGCTGA
- a CDS encoding carbon monoxide dehydrogenase beta subunit family protein, producing MQSERYRVLAGPEAYFTPGAARMGIVLPEPGEGHIEGEIVSEEQALEFAARKLIEAKNPTIHPGPLVLWNWNEKAAKKAKAIKILADVIPARIIPMADYRPKYPKINPEVEINPNHPNLTIWHNKEDVCIFVGVHCHMANLSLKIIRGGTSCFTIALCAQAGHEDANLSIRDTSPEKILRLAEWVSKLKGIPWVRPAEKETGNGADRHRDNVFVRLSDGGG from the coding sequence ATGCAGTCGGAAAGATACAGAGTGCTTGCAGGGCCCGAGGCCTATTTTACACCCGGCGCCGCCCGGATGGGAATTGTGCTCCCGGAGCCGGGGGAAGGTCATATTGAAGGCGAGATTGTTTCGGAAGAACAGGCGCTGGAATTTGCGGCCCGGAAACTGATCGAAGCCAAGAACCCCACGATACATCCGGGTCCGCTGGTACTCTGGAACTGGAACGAGAAGGCGGCCAAAAAGGCGAAAGCCATTAAGATCCTGGCCGATGTCATTCCGGCACGGATCATTCCGATGGCCGACTATCGGCCCAAGTATCCCAAGATCAATCCCGAGGTGGAAATCAATCCCAATCATCCCAACTTGACGATCTGGCACAATAAAGAAGATGTCTGCATATTTGTCGGTGTTCACTGTCACATGGCCAATCTTTCTCTCAAAATTATCCGAGGGGGAACCAGCTGCTTTACCATCGCTCTGTGCGCCCAGGCCGGCCATGAGGACGCCAACCTATCTATTCGGGATACTTCGCCCGAGAAAATTCTGCGATTGGCCGAGTGGGTCAGCAAATTGAAGGGGATCCCTTGGGTCCGACCCGCGGAGAAAGAGACCGGAAACGGAGCCGACCGGCACCGCGACAACGTTTTTGTAAGATTATCCGATGGAGGAGGCTAA
- the recR gene encoding recombination mediator RecR, with protein sequence MEGTSQNPLDRLIDELRKLPGIGRKTAQRLAFFLLKLPAEEARGIAQAILDVKERLRFCRWCNNISEEEVCRFCADPLRDRTRILVVEETSTLFAIERTGEYKGLYHVLVGSLSPLDGRGPAEIKAQSLLDRLKLGETKEVIIATNPTIEGEATAIYLTRLIKPTGVKVTRIAYGIPVGMDLEYADEVTLIKSLEGRRELL encoded by the coding sequence ATGGAAGGAACGTCTCAAAACCCGCTCGACCGATTGATTGACGAACTCAGAAAACTGCCGGGCATCGGTCGGAAGACGGCCCAGCGCTTGGCTTTTTTTCTTCTCAAGCTGCCTGCCGAAGAAGCTCGAGGGATTGCCCAAGCCATTCTGGATGTCAAGGAACGCCTCCGGTTTTGCCGTTGGTGCAATAACATATCGGAAGAAGAGGTCTGCCGCTTCTGCGCCGATCCTTTGCGTGATCGCACGCGGATTCTTGTTGTCGAAGAAACCAGCACACTGTTTGCCATCGAGCGCACAGGAGAGTACAAGGGCTTGTACCATGTCCTCGTGGGAAGTCTTTCGCCGCTGGACGGTCGAGGGCCCGCCGAAATCAAGGCTCAATCTCTTCTTGATCGGCTTAAACTGGGAGAGACCAAGGAGGTTATCATCGCCACCAACCCGACGATCGAAGGGGAAGCGACGGCGATTTACCTCACGCGGCTCATCAAGCCCACCGGTGTGAAGGTCACACGGATCGCCTACGGGATTCCGGTCGGCATGGATTTGGAATATGCGGACGAGGTCACTCTCATCAAATCACTCGAAGGCCGCCGCGAACTATTGTAA
- a CDS encoding YbaB/EbfC family nucleoid-associated protein: MTKFGDMMRQAQALQEKLARLQEEAGKKTVEATAGGGMVTVVANGRQEIVSIKIDPEVVNPQEVEMLQDLILAAVNEARRKSQELMAEQMKTLTGGIQIPGLFP, from the coding sequence ATGACCAAATTCGGTGACATGATGAGACAGGCCCAAGCCCTTCAGGAGAAGCTGGCCCGGTTGCAGGAGGAGGCTGGCAAAAAGACGGTCGAGGCCACGGCCGGCGGTGGGATGGTGACCGTGGTGGCGAACGGAAGGCAAGAGATCGTTTCGATCAAGATTGATCCTGAGGTGGTCAATCCTCAGGAGGTCGAAATGCTTCAAGACCTTATTCTTGCGGCCGTCAATGAAGCCCGGCGCAAGTCCCAGGAGCTCATGGCCGAGCAGATGAAAACTCTGACCGGCGGGATCCAAATACCGGGCTTGTTTCCATAG
- the dnaX gene encoding DNA polymerase III subunit gamma/tau has translation MEYQVSARKWRPQTFEEVVGQTHVARTLINAIRQGRIAHAYMFSGMRGVGKTTMARILAKSINCEIAVKGPPVAPCQVCPSCRAITAGQSADVIEIDGASNRGIDEVRELREVVKYAPMAGKYRIYIIDEVHMLTKEAFNALLKTLEEPPSHVVFIFATTEDHKIPSTILSRCQHFHFKRITRQEIVTQLERIIREEGIRIARPGLGMIAKAADGSLRDALSFLDQGVAYGGQEVSDQDLQVILGAAGRELLVSMVKAILGRQTAEALRRVKELADRGMDYRQFTGELLEYLRHFVMVKSTPEPEEMIDLSSEEVDEIRQLASLAGIEELQRLFGIFSLALESFRGTVYPGFILEMAVIRATQIQPLESFETLLERLRFLEQSLVEGGSERRGVRIPTGAPWGPKASPPPVQTPETTDAESMSAVQRPQTGPVRGNAMEIRSESSSGSELPLELWGTAMKRLLQEKPNVGSYLQKGVVQEWAFHEDKDLLVIGYDEGAAVFADFIQKEENQLVIASVLREVFGKPVELKVVRQQRSADERQQLKLKQDQQAQQQRKRIQQETLAHPLVKEALNILGGEVIDIKES, from the coding sequence ATGGAATACCAAGTCTCGGCCCGAAAATGGCGACCACAGACCTTTGAAGAGGTCGTGGGACAGACCCATGTCGCCCGAACCCTGATCAACGCGATTCGACAGGGTCGGATCGCGCATGCTTATATGTTTTCCGGGATGCGCGGGGTGGGTAAAACCACCATGGCCCGGATCCTGGCCAAGTCCATAAACTGCGAGATCGCGGTCAAAGGACCGCCGGTTGCTCCTTGCCAGGTCTGTCCTTCCTGCCGGGCCATCACTGCCGGCCAGTCTGCGGACGTCATCGAGATCGACGGGGCATCCAATCGCGGGATTGACGAGGTGCGCGAGTTGCGGGAGGTCGTCAAATACGCCCCCATGGCCGGGAAATACCGGATTTATATTATAGACGAAGTCCACATGCTGACGAAGGAGGCCTTCAACGCTTTATTGAAAACCCTGGAAGAGCCGCCGTCACACGTCGTCTTCATCTTCGCCACGACCGAAGATCACAAAATTCCCTCTACGATCCTCTCCCGCTGTCAGCATTTTCATTTTAAGCGCATCACGCGCCAGGAAATCGTCACCCAGCTGGAACGCATCATCCGGGAAGAGGGCATCCGCATTGCGAGGCCGGGACTGGGAATGATCGCGAAGGCCGCGGACGGCAGCTTGCGCGATGCGCTGAGCTTTTTGGACCAGGGCGTGGCTTACGGCGGCCAAGAGGTGAGCGATCAAGATCTTCAGGTGATTCTCGGTGCGGCGGGTCGAGAGTTGCTTGTGTCCATGGTCAAGGCGATTCTGGGCCGCCAAACGGCCGAAGCTCTGCGACGGGTCAAAGAGTTGGCCGATCGTGGGATGGACTACCGTCAGTTTACGGGGGAGTTGCTGGAATATCTCCGTCACTTCGTGATGGTCAAGTCAACCCCGGAGCCGGAGGAGATGATCGATTTATCTTCGGAAGAAGTGGACGAAATCCGACAGCTTGCATCCCTCGCCGGCATCGAAGAGTTGCAGCGGCTGTTTGGGATTTTCTCCTTGGCCCTGGAATCGTTTCGTGGAACGGTCTATCCCGGTTTTATCCTTGAAATGGCCGTGATCCGCGCCACCCAGATTCAGCCTCTCGAATCGTTTGAAACGTTACTGGAACGGCTCCGTTTTCTTGAACAGTCTCTTGTCGAAGGCGGCTCCGAAAGGCGGGGCGTGCGAATTCCCACCGGTGCGCCATGGGGGCCGAAAGCCTCTCCACCCCCTGTTCAAACCCCGGAGACGACGGATGCGGAATCGATGTCCGCCGTTCAACGACCCCAAACAGGACCGGTCCGTGGAAATGCCATGGAGATCCGATCCGAATCATCCAGCGGGTCCGAATTGCCCTTGGAGCTCTGGGGGACCGCGATGAAGCGCCTTCTTCAGGAAAAGCCAAACGTCGGTTCCTATTTGCAGAAGGGGGTTGTTCAGGAATGGGCCTTTCATGAAGATAAAGATCTTTTAGTGATCGGCTACGACGAGGGGGCAGCCGTCTTTGCCGATTTTATTCAGAAAGAGGAAAACCAACTGGTCATCGCATCGGTGCTTCGAGAGGTCTTTGGAAAACCGGTTGAGTTGAAGGTCGTCCGCCAGCAACGCTCGGCCGATGAGCGACAACAACTGAAGCTCAAGCAAGATCAACAGGCGCAACAACAGCGCAAGCGGATTCAACAAGAAACCTTAGCCCATCCTTTGGTCAAAGAGGCGCTGAATATTCTCGGTGGTGAAGTGATCGATATTAAAGAATCGTAG
- the tadA gene encoding tRNA adenosine(34) deaminase TadA, with protein sequence MALALEEARRAVEDGEIPIGAVVVYNGEIISRAHNLREGLQDPAAHAEILAVREAARKLGRWRLTGTTLYATLEPCAMCAGALVLARIDRLVFGADDPKAGACGSVFDLVRDPRLNHRMEVLGGVMGRECGSVLKEFFENRREENGAIEK encoded by the coding sequence ATGGCTTTAGCTTTGGAGGAAGCGCGGCGGGCGGTGGAGGATGGCGAAATTCCCATCGGTGCGGTTGTAGTATATAATGGAGAAATCATTTCGCGGGCTCACAACCTGCGGGAGGGGCTTCAAGATCCAGCAGCCCACGCCGAGATCTTGGCAGTTCGCGAGGCAGCTCGAAAACTCGGCCGCTGGCGATTGACGGGGACGACTTTGTACGCGACGCTTGAGCCCTGCGCCATGTGCGCCGGTGCACTGGTGCTGGCCCGTATAGACCGTCTGGTCTTTGGTGCCGATGATCCCAAGGCCGGCGCCTGCGGTTCCGTGTTTGATCTTGTGCGCGACCCGAGACTGAATCATCGGATGGAGGTTTTGGGCGGGGTGATGGGCCGGGAATGCGGGTCGGTGCTGAAGGAGTTTTTTGAAAATCGCAGAGAAGAAAATGGAGCAATAGAGAAATAG
- a CDS encoding DUF2155 domain-containing protein: MTVILMAGCQKKGTLPPQPQASPSAPPQQTMPADVPPISGAAPAVIPESLKGKWTAVKLMVEDKKENRSEEYVVKLGGKLAIPSSSLVVQAEEFLPDLTIDGATFTTASSELKNPAVHVRILDNGKEIFNGWLFQLFPAVHPFQHERYSITLRDSVAAS, encoded by the coding sequence ATGACCGTAATTCTGATGGCGGGTTGTCAAAAGAAAGGAACGCTTCCTCCTCAACCCCAGGCCTCACCCTCCGCGCCTCCTCAGCAAACCATGCCGGCGGACGTTCCGCCCATTTCGGGCGCTGCGCCTGCCGTGATTCCGGAGTCATTGAAGGGAAAATGGACGGCCGTCAAGCTCATGGTGGAGGATAAAAAGGAGAACCGTTCGGAGGAGTATGTCGTTAAGCTGGGAGGAAAATTGGCCATCCCGTCCTCTTCCCTGGTGGTCCAGGCGGAGGAGTTCCTGCCGGATCTTACAATCGATGGGGCGACGTTTACAACGGCCTCGAGCGAGTTAAAAAACCCCGCCGTTCACGTTAGAATATTGGACAACGGCAAAGAGATTTTTAACGGTTGGCTGTTCCAGCTCTTTCCGGCGGTACACCCGTTTCAACACGAGCGGTATTCGATCACGTTGCGCGACAGTGTGGCCGCATCGTAG
- the typA gene encoding translational GTPase TypA, producing MTVIARRTDLRNIAIIAHVDHGKTTLVDRMLQQGGAFRAHETVGERVMDSNALEQERGITILAKNTAIRYKDFKINIVDTPGHADFSGEVERILNMVDGVLLVVDAFEGPMPQTRFVLRKALELDLQPIVVINKIDRADARPVEVLNLVFDLFMELNATDEQMDFPVVYASAKTGVAKHALEDPDTNLIPLFETILSKIPSPPADEAAPLQLQITMLDYDNYIGRIALGRIVRGRIRLNEIVARVRPDGHVETGKISRLMGFEGLKRVEIHEARSGDIVAVAGLEDIQIGDTVADIEKPEPLPPLAIGEPTISMLFMVNASPFVGREGKFVTSRNLRERLFNELRSNVALRVEETDSTDAFRVSGRGELHLSILIENMRREGYELAVSRPEVIFKEVNGRRLEPIEQVYIDIEESYVGIVMERLGPRRAELKNMVNHGNGWVHLLFEIPARGLFGYRGEFLTDTKGTGILNQMFLNYQPHRGEIPSRNRGVLISMEEGEAVPYTMHNIQERGTLFIKPGDKLYEGMIVGENSREGDIVVNLCKKKHLTNIRSTSAEEAVTLTPPRLLTLEQAIEFIADDELVEVTPSTIRLRKKLLSEHDRKRARNKTE from the coding sequence ATGACCGTTATTGCACGACGCACCGATCTTCGAAACATCGCAATCATCGCACACGTGGACCATGGAAAGACGACTCTCGTGGACCGAATGCTCCAGCAGGGCGGGGCCTTCCGGGCTCACGAAACGGTGGGCGAGCGGGTCATGGACTCCAACGCCCTGGAGCAGGAGCGCGGGATCACGATCCTGGCGAAGAACACCGCGATCCGCTACAAAGACTTCAAGATCAACATCGTCGACACACCCGGCCACGCCGACTTCTCGGGCGAGGTGGAGCGGATTCTGAACATGGTCGACGGCGTCCTGCTCGTTGTGGACGCGTTCGAGGGCCCCATGCCGCAGACCCGGTTCGTGCTGCGCAAGGCTTTGGAACTCGACCTTCAACCCATCGTTGTGATCAACAAAATCGATCGGGCCGACGCCCGTCCGGTCGAGGTCTTAAATCTCGTCTTTGATCTCTTCATGGAGCTCAACGCCACGGATGAGCAGATGGATTTCCCGGTTGTGTATGCCTCGGCCAAGACCGGCGTGGCGAAACACGCGTTGGAAGACCCCGACACGAACCTCATCCCCCTGTTCGAAACAATCCTGTCCAAGATTCCCTCCCCCCCGGCGGATGAAGCCGCACCGCTCCAACTCCAGATCACGATGCTGGACTACGACAACTACATCGGCCGGATCGCCCTCGGCCGGATCGTCCGGGGAAGAATCCGGCTCAATGAGATCGTGGCGCGGGTTCGTCCGGACGGACATGTCGAAACGGGAAAGATCAGCCGACTGATGGGGTTTGAGGGATTAAAACGGGTCGAGATCCATGAAGCGCGCAGCGGCGACATCGTGGCCGTGGCCGGGCTGGAGGACATTCAGATCGGCGACACGGTGGCGGATATAGAAAAGCCGGAGCCGCTTCCGCCGCTGGCGATCGGCGAGCCGACCATCTCGATGCTCTTCATGGTCAACGCCTCCCCCTTCGTCGGTCGAGAGGGAAAATTCGTCACCTCCCGGAATCTCCGGGAGCGGCTGTTCAATGAACTCCGGTCGAACGTCGCGTTGCGCGTCGAGGAGACCGACAGCACCGACGCCTTCCGGGTCTCCGGCCGCGGCGAACTGCATCTGTCCATCCTGATCGAGAACATGCGTCGCGAGGGCTACGAGTTGGCCGTCTCCAGGCCGGAGGTGATCTTCAAAGAGGTCAACGGCCGGCGTCTGGAGCCGATCGAACAGGTGTACATCGATATCGAGGAATCGTACGTCGGAATTGTAATGGAGCGGCTTGGGCCGCGACGGGCGGAGTTGAAAAACATGGTCAACCACGGCAACGGCTGGGTCCATCTCCTCTTCGAAATTCCGGCCCGCGGGCTGTTCGGCTATCGCGGCGAGTTTTTAACCGACACGAAAGGTACCGGCATCTTAAACCAGATGTTTTTGAACTACCAGCCCCACCGGGGCGAGATCCCTTCGCGGAACCGCGGCGTACTGATCTCGATGGAAGAGGGCGAGGCGGTTCCCTACACGATGCACAATATTCAGGAACGCGGAACGCTTTTCATCAAGCCGGGCGATAAACTGTACGAAGGCATGATCGTGGGCGAGAATTCGCGCGAGGGCGATATCGTGGTGAATCTTTGCAAGAAGAAACACCTGACGAACATCCGCTCCACCAGCGCCGAAGAGGCGGTCACCCTAACGCCGCCCCGTCTCCTGACGCTCGAACAGGCGATCGAGTTCATCGCGGACGATGAACTGGTCGAGGTCACGCCGTCCACCATCCGTCTCCGTAAAAAACTCCTGTCCGAGCACGACCGCAAACGGGCGCGGAACAAAACGGAGTAG
- a CDS encoding GGDEF domain-containing protein: MDRQDQTRIVNQKSLQHPRVRSGRDTPALIVMAGSDLGKVFHFDEKGRTLGRDVEAQIPLMDSLVSRRHAQVYRQRAEEGDAVYYIIVDLHSTNGTFINGERISRAFLQDGDKIQIGNTVLKFTFHDETDHRYQQEIQRRIQLDDLTGLLSLHSFYERLERRLAQAQRSQSRVAILMMDLDGLKGVNERHGHLAGSFLIKSVGAILHQHLGRLGDVGRYGGDEFIACISELESDKVLAHLEQLRAVVADHRFSFKSKTVRITLSAGLATFPWDGHAVDALVTSADAALFTAKRQGKNRIAVSGRD; the protein is encoded by the coding sequence ATGGATAGACAGGATCAAACTCGGATCGTCAACCAAAAAAGTCTTCAACATCCCCGCGTCCGGTCCGGCCGTGACACGCCCGCGCTGATCGTCATGGCGGGAAGCGATCTCGGAAAGGTTTTTCACTTCGACGAGAAGGGGCGGACCCTCGGACGGGACGTGGAGGCTCAAATCCCGCTGATGGATTCCTTGGTTTCCCGCCGGCACGCCCAAGTCTATCGGCAGAGGGCGGAGGAAGGCGACGCAGTGTATTACATCATCGTCGATCTGCATTCCACCAACGGGACGTTCATCAACGGCGAGCGGATTTCAAGAGCCTTTCTGCAGGACGGGGACAAGATTCAAATCGGCAACACGGTGCTCAAATTCACTTTTCACGATGAAACCGATCATCGTTACCAACAGGAGATTCAACGGCGAATCCAACTGGACGATCTGACCGGCCTGCTTTCGCTCCATTCTTTTTATGAGCGACTGGAACGGCGGCTGGCGCAGGCGCAGCGCAGCCAATCGAGAGTCGCCATTCTGATGATGGATCTGGACGGCCTCAAGGGAGTCAACGAAAGACACGGCCATCTGGCGGGCAGTTTCCTGATCAAAAGCGTCGGGGCGATTTTGCACCAGCATCTGGGTCGACTCGGCGACGTCGGACGCTACGGCGGAGACGAGTTTATCGCCTGCATTTCGGAGCTTGAATCAGACAAGGTCCTTGCTCATCTGGAACAGTTACGGGCCGTCGTCGCGGACCACCGGTTTTCGTTTAAAAGCAAAACCGTTCGGATCACCCTTTCGGCCGGCCTGGCGACGTTTCCCTGGGACGGTCATGCCGTGGACGCGCTGGTGACCTCCGCGGACGCGGCGCTCTTCACGGCCAAGCGACAGGGGAAGAACCGCATCGCGGTGTCGGGCCGGGACTGA
- a CDS encoding glycerate kinase encodes MQGDVRLLLQAALRAADPAAAVDRSLRLERSRLVVTDQRDNRPEEFVYAVDRIRRLIVIGAGKAAPAMAAAVESVIGSRITCGFVVTKGRRFKTLKRVRICGAGHPIPDRAGRAAAARMVDLVTGLDPDDLVLFLLSGGASALLPFPVEGVTLQDKRRITDELLRAGATIEELNTVRKHLSRLKGGQLAARCRPARVVSLILSDVIGSPLEAIGSGPTAPDSTRFDDAITVLRKYRLWPGAPRAVKRYLEAGRRGSRPETPKPGDPLFQRVRNVVIGDNRTAVGAASAQARALGMNVAVLTTQLQGEAREAAKLFGALARQVSETGMPVTRPACLLAGGELTVTVTGRGKGGRCQEMALAAVKEIAGVYATTLAAFGTDGTDGPTDAAGAVVDDTTLRLAARRGLDPDRFLARNDSYHFFKKAGGLIRTGPTGTNVNDLYLLLLHEKGGS; translated from the coding sequence ATGCAGGGCGATGTCCGGCTCCTTCTTCAAGCCGCACTCCGCGCCGCCGATCCAGCCGCGGCGGTTGACCGTTCGCTGAGGCTTGAGCGGTCCCGCCTCGTTGTAACCGATCAGAGAGATAACCGGCCCGAAGAATTTGTTTATGCGGTCGACCGGATCCGCCGATTGATCGTGATCGGGGCCGGAAAAGCCGCCCCAGCTATGGCCGCGGCCGTCGAGTCGGTTATCGGTTCGCGGATTACATGCGGTTTTGTGGTTACGAAGGGCCGGCGATTCAAAACACTGAAACGGGTTCGAATTTGCGGGGCCGGTCATCCGATCCCCGACCGTGCCGGCCGCGCCGCGGCCGCACGGATGGTTGATCTTGTGACCGGTCTGGACCCGGACGATCTGGTGCTGTTCCTTCTTTCCGGGGGCGCCTCGGCCCTGCTGCCGTTTCCGGTCGAGGGCGTAACGCTTCAGGACAAACGCAGGATTACCGATGAACTGCTGCGCGCCGGGGCGACGATTGAGGAATTAAACACCGTCCGGAAACATCTTTCACGACTCAAAGGGGGACAACTGGCCGCGCGGTGCCGTCCGGCGCGCGTGGTGTCGCTCATTTTATCGGATGTGATCGGGAGCCCGCTGGAGGCGATCGGTTCCGGACCGACGGCGCCGGACTCCACTCGATTCGACGACGCGATCACGGTCTTAAGGAAATACCGTCTATGGCCGGGCGCGCCGCGCGCGGTCAAACGATATCTTGAGGCCGGTCGCCGGGGTTCGCGCCCGGAAACACCGAAGCCCGGTGATCCGCTATTTCAAAGGGTCAGAAACGTTGTGATCGGGGATAATCGTACGGCGGTTGGGGCGGCTTCAGCGCAGGCCCGCGCGTTGGGGATGAATGTGGCCGTCTTGACAACCCAGCTGCAAGGGGAAGCCCGTGAAGCCGCCAAACTGTTTGGAGCGCTCGCGCGCCAAGTGAGCGAAACCGGAATGCCGGTGACCCGCCCGGCCTGTCTGCTCGCGGGCGGAGAGTTGACGGTGACCGTGACGGGTCGCGGGAAGGGCGGCCGATGCCAGGAGATGGCGCTGGCGGCCGTCAAGGAGATTGCGGGAGTATACGCCACGACGCTGGCGGCCTTCGGCACGGATGGAACGGACGGTCCCACCGATGCGGCCGGGGCGGTGGTGGACGACACGACGCTGCGGCTGGCCGCGCGCCGGGGACTCGATCCGGATCGCTTTCTGGCTCGGAACGATTCGTATCATTTCTTTAAAAAGGCGGGCGGCTTGATCCGAACCGGACCCACGGGAACGAATGTGAATGACCTTTACCTGCTGCTGTTGCACGAGAAGGGCGGTTCATGA
- the fsa gene encoding fructose-6-phosphate aldolase produces the protein MKFFLDTANVKEIQEAADMGVLDGVTTNPSLVSKEGRPFRAILEEICRIVNGPISAEVVSVDMDGMLKEGRELAKIHKNIVVKLPTILEGLKACKRLTGEGIRVNMTLVFSPSQALLTAKAGATFMSPFIGRLDDVSQSGMEIIRQIKTIYDNYGYKTEILAASIRHPIHVVEAALAGAHVATMPFSVIQQLVKHPLTDVGLKKFLSDWERVPH, from the coding sequence ATGAAATTTTTTCTGGATACCGCCAACGTCAAGGAGATTCAGGAAGCCGCCGACATGGGAGTCCTGGACGGTGTGACGACGAATCCGTCGCTGGTGTCCAAGGAGGGCCGTCCCTTCCGCGCGATTTTGGAAGAGATCTGCCGGATCGTCAACGGGCCGATCAGCGCCGAGGTGGTCAGCGTCGATATGGACGGAATGCTCAAGGAAGGGCGCGAGCTGGCCAAGATCCACAAAAATATCGTGGTCAAGCTTCCGACGATCCTGGAGGGACTCAAGGCCTGCAAGCGGTTGACGGGCGAAGGCATCCGCGTCAACATGACCCTGGTTTTTTCACCCTCGCAGGCGCTGCTGACGGCCAAGGCCGGTGCGACCTTCATGAGTCCGTTCATCGGAAGGCTTGACGACGTCAGCCAATCCGGAATGGAGATCATCCGGCAGATCAAGACGATTTATGACAATTACGGTTACAAGACCGAGATCCTGGCCGCGAGCATCCGCCATCCGATACACGTGGTCGAGGCCGCGTTGGCCGGCGCCCATGTGGCCACGATGCCCTTTTCCGTGATCCAGCAATTGGTCAAACATCCGCTGACCGACGTGGGTTTGAAGAAATTCCTTTCCGATTGGGAACGCGTCCCCCACTGA
- a CDS encoding YHS domain-containing protein, with amino-acid sequence MRPLVILILLFGLYVVAKLLIGVSYLSVRRRKRKEASGGEMVKDPVCDTYVPKSRALEKNVSGQTHYFCSQECMDVFLQKGG; translated from the coding sequence GTGCGGCCTCTGGTCATTCTGATTCTCTTGTTCGGGCTCTACGTGGTGGCGAAACTATTGATCGGCGTCTCCTATTTGTCGGTCCGGCGCCGAAAACGGAAGGAAGCATCGGGGGGAGAAATGGTGAAGGATCCGGTCTGCGACACGTACGTTCCGAAGAGCCGGGCCCTTGAAAAGAACGTGAGCGGGCAAACGCACTATTTCTGCAGTCAGGAATGCATGGATGTTTTTTTGCAAAAAGGAGGGTGA